In a genomic window of Mycolicibacterium neoaurum VKM Ac-1815D:
- a CDS encoding ABC transporter ATP-binding protein: MSPGEPLLEVTDLVKHFPIKAGAIIEREVARVRAVDGVSLTLREGETLGLVGESGCGKSTLCRLILQLTAPTSGSVRFQGQELVGRSRRDLRPMRRDIQMVFQDPYASLNPRKRIGQIIGDPIELHGLASGGEVKRQVQDLLDRVGLAPEHYNRFPHEFSGGQRQRIGIARALALRPKLIIADEPVSALDVSVQAQIINLFEDLQDEFGLSYLFVAHDLGVVRHVSDRVAVMYLGKIVETGAANELYDHPFHPYSGALLSAVPIPDPRRNAARERLILDGDVPSPIDPPSGCRFRTRCRWATDICADEEPALLEREATHAAACHHPRNIEAAVGSAPSQ, encoded by the coding sequence GTGAGTCCGGGGGAGCCGCTGCTGGAAGTCACCGACCTGGTCAAGCATTTCCCGATCAAGGCCGGCGCGATCATCGAGCGTGAGGTGGCGCGGGTGCGGGCCGTCGACGGGGTGAGCTTGACCCTGCGCGAAGGCGAGACCCTGGGCCTGGTCGGCGAATCCGGTTGTGGGAAGTCGACGCTGTGCCGGCTGATCCTGCAGCTGACGGCGCCCACTTCGGGATCGGTGCGCTTCCAAGGTCAGGAATTGGTGGGCCGGTCCCGCCGGGATCTGCGGCCGATGCGCCGGGATATCCAGATGGTGTTCCAGGACCCGTATGCCTCACTCAACCCGCGTAAGCGGATCGGTCAGATCATCGGGGACCCCATCGAGTTGCACGGGCTGGCCAGCGGCGGCGAGGTGAAGCGCCAGGTGCAGGACCTGCTGGACCGCGTGGGTTTGGCGCCCGAGCATTACAACCGGTTCCCGCACGAATTCTCCGGCGGTCAACGACAACGCATCGGGATCGCCCGCGCGCTGGCCCTGCGACCCAAGCTGATCATCGCCGACGAGCCGGTCTCCGCGCTCGATGTGTCGGTGCAGGCCCAGATCATCAATCTTTTCGAGGATCTGCAGGACGAGTTCGGTTTGTCCTATCTGTTCGTGGCGCATGATCTCGGCGTGGTGCGTCACGTATCGGACCGGGTGGCGGTGATGTACCTGGGCAAGATCGTCGAAACGGGTGCGGCGAACGAGCTTTACGACCATCCGTTCCATCCGTACTCGGGGGCCCTGCTGTCGGCGGTCCCGATCCCCGACCCTCGCCGCAACGCCGCGCGCGAGCGCCTGATCCTCGACGGTGATGTGCCCAGCCCGATCGATCCGCCGTCGGGATGCCGCTTCCGCACCCGGTGCAGATGGGCGACCGACATCTGCGCCGACGAGGAACCCGCGTTGCTCGAGCGGGAGGCGACGCACGCGGCGGCCTGCCACCATCCGCGCAATATCGAGGCCGCCGTCGGGTCCGCGCCGTCGCAATAG
- a CDS encoding FAD-dependent monooxygenase — protein MRILVSGAGVAGLSAGIDLAGAGHDVEVIERAGHLRVNGSPIDVRGAALDIARSMGILDAVHAHRITMTEQTTFVDRSGAPVAHLVRDEIDESPEDVEIPREDLMNILRAALPATVDLRFRESVTRLDDDGDRVSVGFASGRNGVYDLVVGADGVHSAVRRLAFGPEQDFTEHLGMYVAIAEAPEQSTPGNRTSEVLNLPGLMAGVARYRDKALALFEFRSEPLDYDYHDLDAQKRILADTFAGVDDWKVPELISAAQRDPELYFDALAQIKMPCWHRGRVVLIGDAAHCATPMAGRGTSLALLGAWTLTEELGRSADLDEVFSSYEQRMRPEVAAAQEFASVGADIVLPATWQAIEARNTRLRAAQPL, from the coding sequence ATGCGCATTTTGGTGAGCGGGGCCGGCGTGGCCGGTCTGAGCGCGGGGATAGACCTGGCGGGGGCCGGGCACGACGTCGAGGTGATCGAGCGGGCCGGTCATCTGCGGGTCAACGGCTCGCCGATCGACGTTCGGGGTGCTGCTCTCGACATCGCCCGCAGCATGGGCATTCTCGACGCTGTCCACGCACACCGCATCACGATGACCGAGCAGACGACGTTCGTCGACCGGTCCGGTGCGCCCGTCGCCCACCTGGTGCGTGACGAGATCGACGAGTCACCCGAGGACGTCGAGATCCCTCGCGAGGATCTGATGAACATCCTGCGCGCGGCGCTGCCTGCGACGGTGGACCTGCGATTTCGGGAGTCCGTCACGCGCCTGGACGACGATGGCGACCGGGTGTCGGTCGGCTTCGCCTCCGGTCGCAACGGCGTCTACGACCTCGTCGTCGGCGCCGACGGGGTGCACTCGGCGGTGCGCCGACTGGCATTCGGGCCCGAGCAAGATTTCACCGAGCATCTCGGCATGTACGTCGCGATCGCCGAGGCGCCCGAACAATCGACGCCGGGCAACCGCACCTCCGAGGTGCTCAACCTGCCCGGGCTGATGGCCGGCGTGGCCCGCTACCGAGATAAGGCATTGGCGCTATTCGAGTTTCGATCCGAGCCGCTGGACTACGACTATCACGACCTCGACGCGCAGAAGCGCATCCTGGCCGACACCTTCGCCGGTGTCGACGACTGGAAGGTGCCGGAGCTGATCAGCGCGGCACAACGCGATCCCGAACTCTACTTCGATGCGCTCGCCCAGATAAAGATGCCGTGCTGGCACCGCGGCCGGGTCGTGCTCATCGGTGATGCCGCGCATTGCGCGACGCCGATGGCCGGGCGGGGCACCTCGCTGGCCCTGCTCGGGGCATGGACGCTGACCGAAGAGCTCGGCCGCAGCGCTGATCTCGACGAGGTGTTCAGCAGCTACGAGCAGCGGATGCGTCCGGAAGTGGCCGCGGCGCAGGAATTCGCCTCCGTCGGAGCCGATATCGTGCTGCCCGCCACGTGGCAGGCCATCGAGGCGCGCAACACCCGGCTGCGCGCGGCCCAACCGCTCTAG
- a CDS encoding TetR/AcrR family transcriptional regulator: MEDNAGPGRRPGGRSARVRRQIIEVVVELIARDGVGGLSYEQIAERAGVNKTTVYRNWPNRATLIADSLVSFGDDVAPLHDSGDLAADLTDFLDALAIATESPRGRAMLSIVTAARDNPELRAVVDEVFDRRVEMVKDRLQVSVERGELPATDLALIAAILSGPVQLFASRGARTFTRDDARRVTAIVLAGVHATAGTL; the protein is encoded by the coding sequence GTGGAAGACAATGCCGGACCTGGCCGGCGCCCGGGTGGGCGTTCGGCCCGGGTTCGCCGGCAGATCATCGAGGTTGTCGTCGAACTCATCGCCCGAGACGGCGTCGGTGGCTTGAGCTACGAACAGATCGCCGAGCGCGCCGGGGTCAACAAGACGACCGTGTACCGCAACTGGCCGAATCGAGCGACGCTGATCGCCGACTCGCTGGTCAGCTTCGGTGACGACGTGGCGCCCCTGCATGATTCGGGTGACCTGGCCGCGGACCTCACCGATTTCCTCGATGCCCTTGCCATTGCGACCGAAAGCCCGCGCGGGCGCGCGATGCTGAGCATCGTGACCGCAGCGCGGGACAACCCCGAGCTGCGGGCTGTTGTGGACGAGGTGTTCGACCGTCGCGTGGAGATGGTGAAAGATCGGTTACAGGTGTCGGTGGAGCGCGGTGAGCTACCCGCGACCGACCTCGCGCTGATCGCCGCGATACTTTCAGGGCCCGTGCAACTGTTCGCCAGCCGTGGCGCTCGCACATTCACCAGGGACGACGCCCGCCGGGTGACGGCGATCGTCCTTGCCGGAGTGCATGCGACAGCCGGGACGCTATGA
- a CDS encoding FAD-binding oxidoreductase: protein MSERGAAAEIVGELIHIVGRGHVLTDPETIASYRTDWTGRFQGRTDVVVRPANTAEVAAVLGVCHAHGVPVVPQGGNTGLVGGSVPMHGELVLSTRRLDEIEHVDPVGRTLAAGAGVTVARAQQAARQHGLDLGVDLASRDSATLGGIVATNAGGVRVIKNGGTRAQLLGIEAVRSDGCVVTRWKELSKDNIGYDLPGLLAGSEGTLAVITRVLMRLVVPVQQTVVALVALPSVDAALVLLDRVQRHGLRLEAAEFMTAAGVDLVCRHTGLRAPFGDDAPIYLLLEVAGAGEAENALSGLFTEDADAVLDATLEAGPARTLWQYRERHTESISAESRTPAVKLDVSVPLRVLTDFFTTLDSRLRAEHPDVRAICFGHIADGNVHVNMLDVPVEKQHAITDFVLRLVADHQGSISAEHGIGHAKAAWIELGRSANDIDTMKRIRAAFDPAGILNPHVLPR, encoded by the coding sequence ATGAGCGAGAGGGGCGCAGCCGCCGAGATCGTCGGCGAACTCATCCACATCGTCGGGCGCGGGCACGTCCTCACCGATCCCGAGACGATCGCCAGTTATCGAACCGATTGGACCGGGCGATTCCAGGGGCGCACCGACGTGGTGGTGCGGCCGGCCAACACCGCGGAAGTGGCCGCCGTCCTCGGCGTCTGCCACGCCCACGGCGTGCCGGTGGTGCCCCAGGGTGGTAACACCGGTCTGGTCGGTGGGTCGGTGCCGATGCACGGCGAGCTCGTGTTGAGCACGCGGCGCCTCGACGAGATCGAGCATGTCGATCCCGTCGGCCGCACACTGGCGGCGGGCGCCGGGGTGACCGTCGCGCGGGCCCAGCAGGCGGCCCGTCAGCACGGCCTCGACCTCGGTGTGGATCTCGCCTCCCGCGACTCGGCCACCCTCGGCGGCATCGTGGCCACCAACGCCGGCGGGGTGCGCGTCATCAAGAACGGCGGCACTCGCGCCCAGCTGCTCGGTATCGAGGCGGTCCGCTCCGACGGGTGCGTCGTGACCCGATGGAAAGAGCTGAGCAAGGACAACATTGGGTATGACCTGCCCGGCCTGCTGGCCGGCTCGGAGGGGACGCTCGCCGTCATCACCCGGGTCCTGATGCGTCTGGTGGTGCCCGTGCAGCAGACGGTGGTGGCGCTGGTGGCCCTGCCATCGGTGGACGCGGCGCTGGTGTTGTTGGACCGGGTGCAGCGCCACGGCCTGCGGCTGGAGGCCGCGGAGTTCATGACCGCGGCGGGAGTCGATCTGGTCTGCAGGCACACCGGACTGCGCGCGCCGTTCGGCGATGACGCCCCGATCTATCTGCTGCTGGAGGTTGCGGGTGCGGGCGAGGCGGAGAACGCGTTGTCGGGGCTGTTCACCGAGGACGCCGACGCGGTCCTGGACGCCACGTTGGAGGCGGGCCCCGCGCGCACGTTGTGGCAGTACCGAGAGCGGCACACCGAGTCCATCTCGGCGGAATCACGCACGCCTGCTGTCAAATTGGATGTATCCGTGCCGCTGCGAGTCCTCACGGACTTCTTCACCACGCTGGATTCCCGGCTGCGAGCCGAGCACCCCGACGTCCGCGCGATCTGCTTCGGGCATATCGCCGACGGCAATGTCCACGTCAACATGCTCGACGTACCGGTCGAAAAGCAGCACGCCATCACCGATTTCGTGTTGCGACTGGTGGCTGACCACCAGGGCAGTATCAGCGCCGAACACGGCATCGGGCACGCGAAGGCGGCGTGGATAGAGCTGGGGCGCAGCGCGAACGATATCGACACGATGAAGCGGATCCGAGCCGCCTTCGATCCGGCCGGGATATTGAACCCGCATGTGTTGCCGCGGTGA
- a CDS encoding helix-turn-helix domain-containing protein: MPEIARIGAAFADRRIALRLTQQTLADLAGVSRSTVQSLERGSGSINFGSVLEIADALGLHVDVNATAE; encoded by the coding sequence ATGCCTGAAATCGCACGCATAGGCGCCGCCTTCGCCGATCGCCGGATCGCGCTGCGACTCACGCAACAAACCTTGGCCGACTTGGCCGGGGTGTCCCGCTCGACTGTTCAGTCACTTGAGCGCGGGAGCGGATCGATCAACTTCGGGTCTGTCCTCGAGATCGCCGACGCACTGGGGCTCCACGTCGACGTGAACGCGACGGCGGAATGA